AAGGGCAGGACAGTGCCGGAAACCTCTGTGCCCAAAAGGGCAGGACGACCCATGGGCCGCCTGCGCCCGGCCGTCCTTGCAGGGATGCTGGTGCTCGTTCCGGTCCTGGCTGGCTGCACTGCCGAGGGCGGGCCTTCACCTGCAGGCACCACCGCCTCGATCCCCGCCTCAGGGGGCACCATGCCGGACGCGCCCTCCACCAGCGCCCCGCTGGAAACCACCCAGTCCTCCAACAAGGCGCCGGTTTACTGGATTGGCCGCAGCGGCGCGAGCATTTTCCTTTACCGCGAATTTCGCGACGTCCCGGAGCAGGACAACCCGGTCACCCGGGCCCTGCGCGCCATGATGTCGGAAAAGCCCCTGGACCCTGATTTCTTTACGCCCTGGCAGAACCCGGGCAAACTGGCCACGTCCATTTCGGGCAAGGATGTCATCACCGTCGATGTCTCCGCCGACGCCTTCAACAGCAACCTCGACGCAGACATGGCGGCCCGGGCCATCCAGCAGCTGATCTACACGGCCACCGCGGCCGCCGCCAGTTCCGGGCTGATCGACACCGGTCAGCAAATCCGGGTCCGGATCCTGGTGGACGGCCACACTGACTACGTCGCGTTCGGAAAGATCCAGCTGGGCGCACTCATGACGCGGGCAGCAGGCCTCGTGGCACCGGTATGGATCATCGACCCCCAGGAAAACGCTGAGGTGCCGGGCGGCAGCGTGAAGATCACCGGGCGCAGCACCTCACCTGGGGCAAAGCTCCACTGGCAGCTGCTTCGGGCCGGGGACGGCGGCAGCAAAGCGCCCTTCCTGAATGGGGAAACCACGGCAGGTACAGAGCAGGGACAGGCGGGCGTCTTCACGCTTGCCCTCAACCTGCCGCCAGGCGACTACGAGCTGCGCGTAGCGCAGGCCGGCTCCAGCGGAGAGCCGGACAAAAACGAGGACACGAGGTCCCTTAAGGTCAGGTAGTGGTCCAGCGGCCAAGGATGTCGCTGGCAAGCACGACGGCGGCCGGGCCGGCTGTGGAGGACCGCAGGACATGGTGCCCCAGCAGGGCCGTCACAGCGCCTTTGTCGCAGAGTTTGGTTACTTCCCGCGGGCTGATGCCGCCCTCCGGGCCTACGATCAGCAGAATTTCACGGGGGCCGGCACCTGCACTCCCCTGCCATGCCTCCAGGACGGTACGCAGCGGCCGCACGGCGTCTTCATGCAGGATGACCGCCAGGTCTGCCGCCTCCACGGCGGCGGAAAGCGCCGTGGTGTCGACGGCGGCACGGACTTCCGGGAGCCAGGCACGCCGCGCCTGCTTGGCGGCCGCCGTCACGGTTGATTCCCACTTGGCGTGCGCCCGCGCTGCGCGGTCGCCCTTCCAGCGGACGATGGACCGTTCAGACTGCCAGGGAACCACCGCGTCGACGCCCAGTTCCGTGGCTGTCTCAATGGCCAGTTCGTCGCGGTCGCCTTTGGCCAAAGCCTGGACCAGCACCAGCCGGACCTCCGGCCTGTCTTCCACCGTCAGGCTGCTGCACTCCACCTCGAGCCCGGACGGTGCGGCCGAGATAACCTTTCCGGTCATCCGGGTGCCGGCGCCGTCCACGATGTCCACAGCCTCGCCCGGCGCCAGCCGCTTGACGGTGACGGCGTGCCGCGCCTCCGCCCCTTCGAGGACGAACGTGCGGCCCGGCGTCGTTGCGTCCAGGGAACCAGTGGAGGTGAAGAAGACGGGGTTGCTCACCGCTACAGGTTCCCGAACCGGTCCCGGAGCTTGGCGAACATGCCGCCGCTGGCGGCCAACTTGCCTTCGGTAATCTGCTCACCCCGGAGCTTGGCAAGTTGGCGCAGGAGGTCCTCCTGCGCGGAGTCGAGCTTGGCCGGGGTGTCCACCTGCAGATGCACCTTCAGGTCGCCGCGGCCATAGCCCCTCAGGTGGGTAACACCCAAGCCGCGCAGGGTGATGATTTCGCCTGACTGGGTTCCCGGCTTGACGTCGATCTCCTGGGTACCGTCGAAGGTTTCGAGGCTGACGTCCGTGCCCAGGGCCGCAGCGGTCATGGGGATGTGCAGGGTGGCGTGCAGGTCATCGCTTTCGCGCACGTACGTGGGGTCGTTGTTGACGCGGATCTCGACGTACAGGTCGCCCGCCGGGCCCCCTGCAGGGCCGGCCTCGCCCTGGCCGGAGAGCTGGATGCGGGTACCGGTGGCGACAC
This window of the Pseudarthrobacter defluvii genome carries:
- a CDS encoding GerMN domain-containing protein, with product MGRLRPAVLAGMLVLVPVLAGCTAEGGPSPAGTTASIPASGGTMPDAPSTSAPLETTQSSNKAPVYWIGRSGASIFLYREFRDVPEQDNPVTRALRAMMSEKPLDPDFFTPWQNPGKLATSISGKDVITVDVSADAFNSNLDADMAARAIQQLIYTATAAAASSGLIDTGQQIRVRILVDGHTDYVAFGKIQLGALMTRAAGLVAPVWIIDPQENAEVPGGSVKITGRSTSPGAKLHWQLLRAGDGGSKAPFLNGETTAGTEQGQAGVFTLALNLPPGDYELRVAQAGSSGEPDKNEDTRSLKVR
- a CDS encoding 16S rRNA (uracil(1498)-N(3))-methyltransferase is translated as MSNPVFFTSTGSLDATTPGRTFVLEGAEARHAVTVKRLAPGEAVDIVDGAGTRMTGKVISAAPSGLEVECSSLTVEDRPEVRLVLVQALAKGDRDELAIETATELGVDAVVPWQSERSIVRWKGDRAARAHAKWESTVTAAAKQARRAWLPEVRAAVDTTALSAAVEAADLAVILHEDAVRPLRTVLEAWQGSAGAGPREILLIVGPEGGISPREVTKLCDKGAVTALLGHHVLRSSTAGPAAVVLASDILGRWTTT